One region of Deltaproteobacteria bacterium genomic DNA includes:
- a CDS encoding PEP-CTERM sorting domain-containing protein — MTIGHTLISRRALHVLIVGVIGMLWAVQAGAVTLTFDEVISGETTFEFDADADTIPDAIFTTTDPFGFNTTGPGANMSYIEEPGLEGTTELLPDLRVDFPNGAVTSLGFGFAMNAGTDTPNLTVTFTIYDSGDNVLASTTELAAFTEPVPPIPSNFPEGQFALAFIGTASYATFDFDNTDASRYIIDNFTGTFGSTEDVTPVQPVEYVAVPTLSKWGMALFIFVVLLLAVHRFRGA; from the coding sequence ATGACTATAGGGCACACGTTGATTTCCAGGCGCGCACTCCACGTTTTGATTGTGGGCGTCATCGGCATGCTCTGGGCCGTACAGGCCGGGGCCGTAACCCTGACTTTCGACGAGGTCATCAGCGGTGAGACTACGTTTGAGTTCGATGCCGATGCCGACACGATCCCGGACGCAATCTTCACCACCACGGACCCTTTCGGCTTCAACACGACCGGCCCCGGCGCAAACATGTCGTATATTGAGGAACCCGGGCTCGAGGGAACGACCGAGCTGCTTCCGGATCTGAGAGTCGACTTTCCCAATGGCGCGGTGACCAGCCTGGGATTCGGTTTCGCCATGAATGCCGGGACTGACACGCCCAACCTGACCGTTACGTTTACGATCTACGACAGTGGCGATAACGTGCTGGCTTCGACAACCGAGTTGGCCGCGTTCACGGAACCGGTACCGCCAATTCCCAGCAATTTTCCCGAAGGCCAGTTTGCCCTGGCATTTATCGGCACAGCCAGTTACGCGACGTTTGATTTCGATAACACGGATGCCAGTCGATACATCATCGACAACTTCACCGGTACTTTTGGTAGCACGGAGGACGTAACGCCGGTGCAGCCCGTGGAGTATGTGGCGGTTCCGACCCTGTCGAAATGGGGCATGGCGCTGTTCATCTTCGTTGTGCTGCTGCTGGCGGTCCACCGC